The DNA window AGTAGGTGGTTATAGTTTTGGTATGAGCCAATATAATCGGGCGTTGCAGGCCAGACGTCAGGTCGGTTCAACCATTAAACCTTTTATTTATGCCGCCGCGCTGGATGATGACTATACGTTAGGTACGCTGGTCAACGATGCGCCTATTACACAATGGAACCCAGGTGCAGGCTCTGCCTGGCGTCCGCGTAACTCGCCGGAAGTTTATGATGGCCCGATTCGGTTACGCAAAGCATTAGCTCGTTCCAAGAACGTGGTTTCTGTGCGCTTGATCCGCTCTGTAGGTGTAGACCGCACTGCCGAATATATGGAACGTTTTGGTTTTGCCGCGGAAGATATTCCACGCAATGAGTCTCTGTCTCTGGGGTCAGCCTCTTTTACACCGCTAGAGATGGCCAGAGCTTTTGCTGTTTTTGCGAATGGGGGTTATCTGGTAGACCCGCACTTTATCGCTCGGATTGAAGATTCGGATGGCAATGACACTTATGTCGCCAGCCCTCCGGTTACCTGTGCTGACTGTCAGTTGCGGGAGCTTTACGAAGACTGGTGGGAGCACGAGCTGCCACAGGCACCGCGTGTTATATCTGAACAAACTGCGTTTCTGATTACCGAAGGGTTAAACTCAGCGATTTGGGGCGGCGGGAGCTGGCCTAATCAGACTGGCTGGAATGGCACTGGCTGGCGTGCTCAGAACCTGCGGAATCAAAATATTGCGGGCAAAACGGGTACTACTAACGATGTTCGTGACACCTGGTTTGTGGGTTATTCAACGGGTATCGTAGCGGCTACCTGGGTTGGTTTCGATAATGTAGAAAATGCGCTGGGGCGCACTACTCTGAATTCGAACCTGGGCCGCAACAGGCAACCTATTGTTGGTTCAGAAGCCGGTGCGACAACGGCGTTACCAGGTTGGATCGAATTTATGCGTAGCGCACTCGAAGACTTCCCGTCTGAACCTCTGGAGCTGCCTACAGACATGGTCTCGGTGCGAATCGATGAAGACACAGGGTTGCTAAGTAATCAGTCTGGCTACACCAGTCGTTTTGAATACTTTGTGCGTGGTACCGAACCAACCCAGTTTGTGGAGCAGGAAGACAGTTCGCCACGTTTGTTTGAAGATGACGATGACGAACTATTTCGTTAATGGCTCTGCTGCGCGGCGAGGTGGCCCAGTAACTGATGCAGATCAGACTGTACGCCGCCGGCAGTCACGTGGCGACCGGCACCTGGGCCGCTAATTACCAATGGCATTTCCTGATACCAGTCGCTGTGAATAACAAAAATATTCTCGCCTGGGATCAGGTTTGCCAGCATGTCGCCCTCTGGAATGAACTCGATGCCAACACGGGCATAACTGCGCCCTTCTTCAACTGAGAAACTCGCCATCAGACGGGGTACTTTGCCCTCGTCCTGAGCGTCTTGTCTAAGCTTCTGCATAGGTTCGTCCAGTTCATCCAGACGTTCCAGAAACTCACTCTGGCTGACGGTTTGTAACTGCCAGGGAACCAGACCGGACACTTCGACGTCCTGCCAATCCAGTTGAGCACCGATGTCCCGAGCGACAATTAAGAGTTTGCGGACTATGTCATGGCAGGACAGGTCCTCTCGTGGGTCGGGTTCAGTAAAGCCCTGCTCTCTGGCCTGGCGGACCAGGTCACTGAAAGGCATGCTGCCGTCGAAGTTCTCGAACAACCAGCTCATGGTGCCGGAAAATATGCCGGCGATACTGCGGATTTTGTCGCCGGAATTCATTAAGTCGTTAATGGCATAGTTCAGCGGCAAACCGGCACCAACGGTAGTGTTGTAAAGCCATTCGCGCTTGTATTCGTGCTGGATGGTTCTGATTTCGCGGTACAAAGCTTCTTCCGCTGCTCCAGCACGCTTATTGGCACTGATTATGTGCATGCCATTGGCAAAAAAGCTTGGGTACAGGCGAGCGACTTCACGAGCATCTGTTAAGTCCATCACCACCAGTTCGTCAAAAGGCGCGTTGGGTAGTTCACGTAATAATTCAGTTAACACATACGGGCGTGCCAGCCGGTCAAAATTATCAGTCCAGTCCTGCAGGTCGACGCCGCCGTAGTCAAGCCACAGACGTTTTGAGTTGGCTATGCCCATAATACGGACATCCACGTTTTCATTCAGGCGGTCACGCTGCTGGCGGAAAAGGCTGATCCACTCGCTGCCGATATTGCCACGGCCCAAGACCAGAATGCCGATGCTACGGCGGAAGTTGAATAGCAGACTATGCAGGCGGTTTAACAGGCGTTGGTCGAGTTTTTGTCCTAAAAGCGCTATTGCTGAGTTTTTATTGTCCGCCAGCATAAAATGACGCAGGCTCTGCTCTTCTACTTCCCGCTTAAGCACTGCATATTGCTTGCTTTCAGCGATGCGCGCACCGACCAGCGCCACCATGCTGTAACCACTGACTTCGTGTACATGATGTTCGGCATCTTTGGCAGCCAGCCATTGTTGAATAAACTGCAGGTGGTTTTGGTGAAAAGCATAGAATTTCTCTGCCGATTCGCTTTCTGACCAGCTAACCAGCGGCGTCAGGTTCATGGCTTCAAAGTTTCTGATTACGCCCTGCTGGCTTAACGGAATGCTATACAGAACTACATCCTGAAGCGAAGTCAGCACTTTGGCCTGGGCTTCGGTAAAATCATACTGGCCAATACGGGTTTGTTGGTTCTCCACTTTTAAGCTGGAACGCACGTTAATGATCATGCGTTCACGGTTCACCGGCTGGAAAGTTCTGGGGTGTAAAACCGGGCTCCCCAGACGCGCCAGTTCTTCGGCTTCGGCCCAGTCCAGTGAAGGCAGGCTGACGACACGCTCAACTTTGCGTGGATCAGCGGAATAAACTCCCGCGACATCTTTCCAGATAGTGACCTGTTTTACGTCAATCAGACTGCCGATTAAGGTCGCAGAGTAATCACTGCCGTTACGGCCCAGTAGCAGGGTGCGGCCGGTATCCCGCTCGGCACAGATAAATCCGGTCACTATAAAGCGGGTACCAGAATGTGGCGCGATACGCTGGATGAGTTTCTCTCGGCTACTGGAGGTATCGATAATAGGCTCAGCCGCATCGTCAGCACTCAGGAAGTCGCGACTGTCTATCCAGTCCGCGCGTGTGCCTTGTTTTTGCAGCAAAGTCGCCAACAACCGCGATGACCAGAGCTCACCATACGCGCAGAGTTCTGCCTGAGGAATCTCTTCATCGCCGATAAGCCAGCTTTGCAGGCGACGAAAGTCGCCTTCCGATAACTCGAATAATTGTTCTTGCTGGCGACCGGACAATAATTCTTCAATCAAACCCTGTTGATAACTTTTCAGCGCCTGGAGTAACACCGGTGCATATTCTGGTTGAGTATGACGGGCATCAAGAATGGCCAGAATACGGTTAGTGGTATCGCCTGCAGCAGACACCACAACCAGGTCGCTGGCGCCAGCATATTCAGTCACGATACGGGCAACACGTCGATAGCAGTACGCATCGGCCAAGCTACTGCCGCCAAACTTATGCACCTGAACCTGGTCGGCAATGGTTTGAATGCGCTCAGCAGGGATAGAAGAGTTGTTTGTCATGTACTGCGCCTACATAATGTATCGAAAATAGTAATGTGTCGCAGAGCATAACTAAAGTGGCAAGTAAATAGAAGTTTAGATGGCCAAAGAGGCTAAAAAAAGCGATAATTGGTTTGTCATAAGCTTATAACTATTGTCGCCTTTGGCGAACTATATCCCAACAAGAGGTCTACTCATGCAATGGAATGGTGATTACATCTATCCGTATGCGGAACATGGTAAAAAAAGCGAGCAAGTTAAGAAAGTAACGGTATCTATTCCGATGCGGGTACTCAAGGTACTGACTGACGAGCGCACCCGACGCCAGGTGAACAACCTGCGGCACGCCACCAACAGTGAATTGCTGTGTGAGGCATTTCTGCACGCTTTTACCGGTCAGCCGCTGCCTGCAGATGACGATTTGCGTAAAGATAATCCTCATAAAATCCCGGCGAGCGTGCGTGAAGTGCTGGCCGAGCGGGGAATAGAAATAGGCCCTGATGATTTATATGGAGAAGAAGATTAACTAGGAGCCTGAAATGAGTCGTCATTTTGAAAAAGCTGCCGGGCTTTGTGAAGCTCGTGACAGCGCAACCGATGAGTATGTATTTAATCAGACCATGCTACGGATTAAAGATCCGGAACGCAGCCTCGACTTTTATAGCCGGGTTCTGGGCATGACACTGGTTAAAAAACTTGCCTTTGCGGAAATGAAATTCACCCTCTATTTTCTTGCCGCAATTCCATCTGAGAAACTGGAGAACTGGTCATCAGATTCAGAGCAACGGCTAGAGCAGACATTTGGTCGGCCGGCTATGCTGGAGCTCACCCATAACTGGGGCGACGAAGATAAAGAAGACCTGCAGTACCATAATGGGAATCAGGAACCTAAAGGTTTTGGTCACATTGGGTTTGCGGTACCGGACTTGAAAGCGGCCTGTGAGCGCTTTGATTCCCTGGGTGTCAGCTTTGTGAAGCGACCTGAAGACGGTAAGATGAATAACCTGGCGTTCATTCAGGATCCCGATGGTTACTGGATCGAAATTTTTGCTCCTGCTGGCATGGGCGAAGGCCTGGAAGGTCTGTTGGTTGAAGATGAGTAAACACTGAATAGAAAAGGCTGCCCGTCATAGGCAGCCTTTTTAATATTCAGTTTTATTTTTGTATATTTATTCCTGCATGTAATTCTTGGGTAATTCAATACGCGCTACACCTGAGCGCACGGCAGCTTCCGCTACCGCTTTAGCGACCCGGCTGCACAGCCGCGGGTCCATTGGTTTAGGAATAATATAGTCACTGCCAAACTGAAGTTTATCAACCCCCGCCGCCTGCATTACGGCTTCAGAGACCGGCTCTTTAGCCAGTGTCCGGATTGCCTCCACGGCTGCAAGCTTCATTTCATCGTTAATAGCGCTGGCCCTGACATCCAGTGCACCACGGAAAATAAAAGGGAAGCAAAGCACGTTATTGACCTGATTGGGATAATCTGAGCGACCTGTTGCCATAATTAAATCATCACGGGTAGCTAAGGCGAGCTCAGGTTTAATTTCCGGGTCCGGATTGGAGCAGGCAAACACAATGGGGTTAGGTGCCATTAATGACAGGTTTTCAGGGCTGAACAGGTTCGGACCAGACACTCCGATAAAGATATCTGCACCGGTGATTACATCGGTCAGGGTGCGTTTATCTGTATTGTTGGCAAACAACTGTTTGTACTGATTTAAATCATCGCGGCGGGTATGAATAACGCCTTTTGAGTCGAGCATGTAAATATGTTCGCGCTGGGCCCCACACTTAATCAATAACTCCATACAGGCGATAGCTGCGGCGCCCGCTCCCATGCAAACTATTTGCGCTTCGGCTATGTTTTTACCCTGAACTTCAAGAGCATTGAGCAGCCCCGCAGCTGTTACTATGGCGGTGCCATGCTGGTCATCATGAAATACTGGCACGTCACAGCGTTCAATCAGTGCCTGTTCAATTTCAAAGCATTCCGGAGCTTTAATGTCTTCCAGGTTGATACCGCCAAAGGTGTCAGCAATGCTAGCTACTGTGTTAATAAAGTCCTGGGTAGTGCGGTGTTTCACTTCAATATCGATCGAATCCAGACCTGCAAAGCGCTTGAATAATAAAGCTTTCCCTTCCATCACCGGTTTAGAAGCCAGCGGCCCCAGATTACCTAAACCCAGAATGGCAGTCCCATTGCTGATCACGGCAACCATGTTGCCTTTTGCTGTGTACTTGTAGACATCTTCCGGATTTTCCGCGATAGCTCTGACAGGTTCAGCAACTCCAGGGCTGTAGGCTAAAGCCAGGTCTTTACTGGTCTCTGCTGAAGTAGTCAGCTCGATGCTGATTTTTCCTGGAAAGGGTAATGCATGGTAATCAAGCGCTTGCTGACGAAAGTCTGACATATATAAAACCTGCAGTTGATGTTTGGATCGTGAGAAGATGCGACTTCAGAGTTTAGCGACTTTTGCGCGCAAGACAAATCTTACCTCCTGACAGATTTTGTGCGCCGCTACTTGCGCGCAGCCAGTATTGACGGTTAAGGTGTATGCCTAGTTACATTTAATTAACCTTCGTAGAGTAGCGACTTTTTATAAAGTGCGCTGTGTGCTCATAACTCGTGGAATAAAAGTTGTATGAAACATTGGAGTTTATATTGGAATAACGTGCCTTCGCTTAGCAGTTTTGCTGAAGGGGAAGCCAAACGTGGATATGCTGGGGAGGTCAATGACTTTTGGCTGCAACATTTTGCGAATTTGCCGAAAGGCGCCTCTGTACTGGATGTTGGAAGCGGTAATGGTGCTCTGGCCGTTTTAGTCAGCGAATATGGCAAAACGGAAAAGTTGAATCTTGATGTGCACGCTGCTGACGCTGCGGTTATTGACCCGAAACAGGTGTTCAGTGATGACAAAGAAATGCTGGATAAGTTGGCAGACATTAGTTTTCATACAGAAACTCCGATGGAAAAGCTACCATTTGATGATGCGTCTGTTGACCTGGTAGTCAGCCAGTTCGCATTTGAATATGCAGAGAAAAACGCTGCTTTGAAAGAAATTATGCGTGTACTTAAGCCGGGCGGACAGCTGGTGATAATGGGTCACAACAAATCTTCGTCGCTGGTAAAAGACTCTGCTGTTGGTAACAATGTTTACGAATATGCGTTACTTCAGACTCCTTTGTTTATGCAGGCTGACCTGTTGATTCGAATCGCGGGTCAGTGGCTGAATCAAAATACAAATAACTACGAAGAATGGGCAAAGAGTAATTTCGGTAACACGACCACTCGAACTACCAGTTGGATTATGGGGCAGTTGCACGATAAATTTAGTAAAGAAGACCAGCAAGTTTGGGTACATGATATTACGTCCCGAGTTGCGGAGACGGTTTCCCGATTGGATAAGAACAATATTGAAGAACGGTTGCAGCTTTTGGGCGGCCACTATGACGCATTGATGTCTCATCAGTTGCGATTGGCGGATCAGTTAAAGGCCGCTTGGGACGAAAAAGCAGTAAAAGAACTGCTGGAAGCAGTGAAAAAATCGGGTGCGGAAGCTTCGCATCAGAAGTTTGAAGTAGATGGCGATGAATTCGCCTGGACTGTAGAAGTTAAAAAGTCATAAAAAAAAAGGTTGCCAATGGCAACCTTTTTTCGTATTGATATTTGGATTACTTAGATTTAAGTGCACCAAAACGCTTCTTAAAGCGATCAACACGACCACCAGTATCCAGAACTTTCTGCTTACCAGTGTAGAATGGGTGACATTCAGAGCATACGTCTACGTGCAAATCTTCACAACGAGTTGAACGTGTTTCAAACGCGTGACCACATGAGCAGGTCACCTGGATGCTTTCGTACTTAGGATGAATACCTTCTTTCATTGGGGTTACCTCAATAATAGGCCGCATCGCCATCCGTGCTTTCCACGAACACCATACGTAACAAGCTTGGTTAAAAGAGCGCCGGATTTTACCTTGAAGCGGGCTAAGGATCAAGCCGTGCTTTTGCTGGAGTCATTTTATGACTACTCTTGGTTTAATAGTAGGCGAATATAAACGAATTACGGAATTTAAGTTATGCAGTCCAGGGTTGGGTTAAAGCTTTTTTATTACTTAGTTATTGCTTTTATTGTCCTGTTGGCGGCCTTCTGGCTGTACCTGAACTTTTCTACGCCTGAATACGATATGTCCCAGTCTGCTCATGTAAAGCAGATCGAAAGTCATGTGGCTACCCAGGATAACTTTAGTTTTGCAGTGGTGGGTAATGTAAATAATTCAGTGCGCACCTTTGGCACCCAGATTATCCCCATGATTAACGAAAGTGACGCTGACTTCCTGATTTCTGCTGGCAATGCGGTAAGCGATGGTGGTGAGGAGAATTATCGCTCGATTTATAAAGTCTTTTCAAAATTAGCAATACCTTTTCTTTTTACCTTTGGTGAAAATGAAAATGATGCTTTTGGTAACGCTCGTTTCTACGAAAAAATAGGTCCCCATTTCTTTGATTTTGAGTCAGCTGGCCAGCACTTTATTTTCCTCGATAGCACCGGGAACACTGATTTCGACTGGCAGTTACATTGGTTGCGACAGCAACTGAGTAAATCTGAAGCCACTCGCACCTTTGTTTTTATAGGCACGCCGTTGCATTCGGAATTGTCAGTGACCCCTCCATTTGAAGAGGGGAATTACTTTCCGCGGGGAGCAATCCGGGATAGTTTCCGCGCTTTATTCGAAGAGTTTGCGGTAGATGTGGTGTTTTCTTCTAACCTGTCACTGTTCCACGACGTGGTAGAAAACGGTGTTCGTTATGTTACTACGGGAGGTGCTGGTGGCCTGATTCTGAATCATGAAGACAGTTATCACCACTATGTCAGGGTCGCGGTACAGGGGCCAAGTATGAATATCGAACCCGTTCGTTTTGCGATTGAAGAGTCTGTATTGTTGCGAACGCTGGATAGTATCTGGTCTGCGGTATACAGTTTTTTTTACGTCAGTTATGTGCGCTTCTTTTTGATCCTGTTGATTCTCGTGGCGATTAGCATCAGTCTTTGGCAGTTACTCTTTGAAGAACGCAATTATTATCCTGATTTTGACCTGGACCCGACTCCATTTGTCGACCAGAAAAAGCGGGTAGCAATTTTCAGCAATAATTTTTTCCCTTTTATATCAGGGGTTACTATTTCAATTGATCGCTTAATTCGAGGGCTGCAGGAGAAAGGGTATGAGTTATTGGTGGTCGCTCCCGATTACGATAAAAAAACGCAGGATAAGGCGTATATGTTGCGGGTACGCACTCTGTTTGCGTTTGGTCAGTACCGTGAGTTCAGGTTTGCAAACCTGCTACAGCCTGGTGTTGGTAAAGCGGTAAAATTATTTAACCCCGATATTATCCATCTTCAACATCCCTTTGGGCTCGGATCTCTGGGACTCTGGATAGCCAGACGAAACCGTATTCCGGCTGTCTACACTTATCATACACGCCTGGAAATGTACGCCCACTACGTTCCTTTGCCGGGCGCTATTTTCCGGAACCTGATTTCTCATGTGCTGGTGAAGCGCTTTTGCAACAAATGTGACGGCATTGTAGTGCCCACTTGGTCGGTAGAAGAATACCTGCGGGTGATCGGTGTGAAGACTAGAATTCTGGTCCAACCTACGGGCATCGATTATGAGGCTTTTCAAAAGGTTGATAATACCCAGCAGCATGCCTTGCGCGAAAAATATAAGATAGCAGATGAAGAGAAAGTATTAGTCACGGTCTCGCGGCTGGGGAAAGAAAAAAATATAGACTTCCTGATTCGGGCAATGGCTGATTTACCGCAATACACGAAGGCCAGATGTAAGCTTCTGATTGTTGGTTCGGGAGTAGAAAAAAAGCAGTTACAAGAACTTATAGTCTCCTTCGACTTACAAGACAAAGTGTTGCTAACCGGCGGGGTGGAACCAGACATGATTCGTCATTATTATCACTTGGCGGATGGATTTGTATTTGCGTCGAAGTCAGAAACTCAGGGTATGGTTATTCTCGAGGCTATGTCAGCAGGCTTACCTGTGGTGGCGATACGTGCCAGCGGTATTGATGATGTCATTGAGCATGGAAAAAATGGCTATAAAACCCCTGAAAATAAAGAAATCTGGAGTCGCTGCCTGGCCCGGTTATTGGATGATGATGACCTCAGAGCGACACTTTCGCGACAGGCGCGTTTATTTGCCGCTGAGCATGATGTAAGTAATTTCTGTAGTAAAATCAATTGTTTTTATGCCGAGCTGCTGGCAGCCCGGGCTCAGTTTAAGTCGACTTAGATTTTTGCTTCCGGCGGTATACCAGATGGATAACAAAAAGTAGCGCAAGAGCTGCGAGGATGGTGCCCAGGGCTATTGCGATTTCGCGGTTTTCTTCGGCAAGCAATAGCCTGGTTAGCTGGGCGCCAAGCAGAGTTACCGCAGCCAGGCCGGGTATGATACCAATTGCTGACCCCAGCATATAACGTAAAAACGGCATGCCCATTGCGCCCCCCATAAGGTTGGTCATGGTGAAAGGCGCGACAGGCAATAAATTAATTATTATCATTGAGTTAATGGTACGTCGGGTCATATAGGAAGAGGTTTTCCGGAGTAACCTCCCCTGGTATCGGGTAAGAGTATCTTTGCCCAGATGACGGCCGATCCAGTAGCTGCAGGCCGATGAACTGAGGGTCCCCAGAATGGCATACAGAAGTCCCCACCAGGGGCCAAACAGGAT is part of the Aliidiomarina minuta genome and encodes:
- the metL gene encoding bifunctional aspartate kinase/homoserine dehydrogenase II, which gives rise to MTNNSSIPAERIQTIADQVQVHKFGGSSLADAYCYRRVARIVTEYAGASDLVVVSAAGDTTNRILAILDARHTQPEYAPVLLQALKSYQQGLIEELLSGRQQEQLFELSEGDFRRLQSWLIGDEEIPQAELCAYGELWSSRLLATLLQKQGTRADWIDSRDFLSADDAAEPIIDTSSSREKLIQRIAPHSGTRFIVTGFICAERDTGRTLLLGRNGSDYSATLIGSLIDVKQVTIWKDVAGVYSADPRKVERVVSLPSLDWAEAEELARLGSPVLHPRTFQPVNRERMIINVRSSLKVENQQTRIGQYDFTEAQAKVLTSLQDVVLYSIPLSQQGVIRNFEAMNLTPLVSWSESESAEKFYAFHQNHLQFIQQWLAAKDAEHHVHEVSGYSMVALVGARIAESKQYAVLKREVEEQSLRHFMLADNKNSAIALLGQKLDQRLLNRLHSLLFNFRRSIGILVLGRGNIGSEWISLFRQQRDRLNENVDVRIMGIANSKRLWLDYGGVDLQDWTDNFDRLARPYVLTELLRELPNAPFDELVVMDLTDAREVARLYPSFFANGMHIISANKRAGAAEEALYREIRTIQHEYKREWLYNTTVGAGLPLNYAINDLMNSGDKIRSIAGIFSGTMSWLFENFDGSMPFSDLVRQAREQGFTEPDPREDLSCHDIVRKLLIVARDIGAQLDWQDVEVSGLVPWQLQTVSQSEFLERLDELDEPMQKLRQDAQDEGKVPRLMASFSVEEGRSYARVGIEFIPEGDMLANLIPGENIFVIHSDWYQEMPLVISGPGAGRHVTAGGVQSDLHQLLGHLAAQQSH
- the metJ gene encoding met regulon transcriptional regulator MetJ; translated protein: MQWNGDYIYPYAEHGKKSEQVKKVTVSIPMRVLKVLTDERTRRQVNNLRHATNSELLCEAFLHAFTGQPLPADDDLRKDNPHKIPASVREVLAERGIEIGPDDLYGEED
- the gloA gene encoding lactoylglutathione lyase, translating into MSRHFEKAAGLCEARDSATDEYVFNQTMLRIKDPERSLDFYSRVLGMTLVKKLAFAEMKFTLYFLAAIPSEKLENWSSDSEQRLEQTFGRPAMLELTHNWGDEDKEDLQYHNGNQEPKGFGHIGFAVPDLKAACERFDSLGVSFVKRPEDGKMNNLAFIQDPDGYWIEIFAPAGMGEGLEGLLVEDE
- a CDS encoding malic enzyme-like NAD(P)-binding protein; amino-acid sequence: MSDFRQQALDYHALPFPGKISIELTTSAETSKDLALAYSPGVAEPVRAIAENPEDVYKYTAKGNMVAVISNGTAILGLGNLGPLASKPVMEGKALLFKRFAGLDSIDIEVKHRTTQDFINTVASIADTFGGINLEDIKAPECFEIEQALIERCDVPVFHDDQHGTAIVTAAGLLNALEVQGKNIAEAQIVCMGAGAAAIACMELLIKCGAQREHIYMLDSKGVIHTRRDDLNQYKQLFANNTDKRTLTDVITGADIFIGVSGPNLFSPENLSLMAPNPIVFACSNPDPEIKPELALATRDDLIMATGRSDYPNQVNNVLCFPFIFRGALDVRASAINDEMKLAAVEAIRTLAKEPVSEAVMQAAGVDKLQFGSDYIIPKPMDPRLCSRVAKAVAEAAVRSGVARIELPKNYMQE
- a CDS encoding class I SAM-dependent methyltransferase, with protein sequence MKHWSLYWNNVPSLSSFAEGEAKRGYAGEVNDFWLQHFANLPKGASVLDVGSGNGALAVLVSEYGKTEKLNLDVHAADAAVIDPKQVFSDDKEMLDKLADISFHTETPMEKLPFDDASVDLVVSQFAFEYAEKNAALKEIMRVLKPGGQLVIMGHNKSSSLVKDSAVGNNVYEYALLQTPLFMQADLLIRIAGQWLNQNTNNYEEWAKSNFGNTTTRTTSWIMGQLHDKFSKEDQQVWVHDITSRVAETVSRLDKNNIEERLQLLGGHYDALMSHQLRLADQLKAAWDEKAVKELLEAVKKSGAEASHQKFEVDGDEFAWTVEVKKS
- the rpmE gene encoding 50S ribosomal protein L31 produces the protein MKEGIHPKYESIQVTCSCGHAFETRSTRCEDLHVDVCSECHPFYTGKQKVLDTGGRVDRFKKRFGALKSK
- a CDS encoding glycosyltransferase, encoding MQSRVGLKLFYYLVIAFIVLLAAFWLYLNFSTPEYDMSQSAHVKQIESHVATQDNFSFAVVGNVNNSVRTFGTQIIPMINESDADFLISAGNAVSDGGEENYRSIYKVFSKLAIPFLFTFGENENDAFGNARFYEKIGPHFFDFESAGQHFIFLDSTGNTDFDWQLHWLRQQLSKSEATRTFVFIGTPLHSELSVTPPFEEGNYFPRGAIRDSFRALFEEFAVDVVFSSNLSLFHDVVENGVRYVTTGGAGGLILNHEDSYHHYVRVAVQGPSMNIEPVRFAIEESVLLRTLDSIWSAVYSFFYVSYVRFFLILLILVAISISLWQLLFEERNYYPDFDLDPTPFVDQKKRVAIFSNNFFPFISGVTISIDRLIRGLQEKGYELLVVAPDYDKKTQDKAYMLRVRTLFAFGQYREFRFANLLQPGVGKAVKLFNPDIIHLQHPFGLGSLGLWIARRNRIPAVYTYHTRLEMYAHYVPLPGAIFRNLISHVLVKRFCNKCDGIVVPTWSVEEYLRVIGVKTRILVQPTGIDYEAFQKVDNTQQHALREKYKIADEEKVLVTVSRLGKEKNIDFLIRAMADLPQYTKARCKLLIVGSGVEKKQLQELIVSFDLQDKVLLTGGVEPDMIRHYYHLADGFVFASKSETQGMVILEAMSAGLPVVAIRASGIDDVIEHGKNGYKTPENKEIWSRCLARLLDDDDLRATLSRQARLFAAEHDVSNFCSKINCFYAELLAARAQFKST
- a CDS encoding TVP38/TMEM64 family protein; protein product: MQRMNTSQRGLLIKITLTIGILAVLAFGWRWMIDAEVIEPEQLRQLLDDFAADANPIVLLITVILTYIIALLLMFPLTLLVVATGILFGPWWGLLYAILGTLSSSACSYWIGRHLGKDTLTRYQGRLLRKTSSYMTRRTINSMIIINLLPVAPFTMTNLMGGAMGMPFLRYMLGSAIGIIPGLAAVTLLGAQLTRLLLAEENREIAIALGTILAALALLFVIHLVYRRKQKSKST